Within Acanthochromis polyacanthus isolate Apoly-LR-REF ecotype Palm Island chromosome 3, KAUST_Apoly_ChrSc, whole genome shotgun sequence, the genomic segment ATGACATCATCACGCTGCGCCCATTCAACCAGCAATATGTCCATTTATTCCGGCGTGCGCCAAAATACTGCCAGATGGGCGGAGTTAGAGTGCGAAAACTCACCCCTGTTCTCCAGCTAagtccttttttttccattcatccGTGAGTGACCGGTGACAACCGGGCAGCCAAGAGTTATGTTAATTCAAAAGCACGAATGtctttaatacttttttttcaatcaacTGCGGCTATTCCAGTGCAATAAACTGAGAGTATGCAGCCCGAGTGTGCCGGTGTACGTAACGAGTGCACCCATTGTGATTTTTAGCGGCTACTTGCATTAGCCGGTTCTGGGCTACGGTTCAAGCTAGCTGTTAGATTTACATGAAATACTTTTATGAGTCAGCGACCAACTTGTGCTTAACAATTAGCAAGAGAAGAAATGAACAGTCGTCTTCAAGAGATCCGAGAGAGACAAAAACTGAGGCGGCAGCTGTTAGCTCAGCAGGCAAGTAAACAGTGAGTTAGCTACATGCTAGTTGTTAACATATAGCTAACAATCAACTCCAGCAGTCTGCTCGTGTTGTCCCATTTAAAACCTGTGGAGATAAATAGTCGTTTCGCACAGATACATGCCGTGGGTGCAAACTTAACTTGCAAACCTCCATCAAATATTTACACTGGTCGCCCTCGAGTGGGTTCCTGTGGAAATAGTTTCTCTGTAAATGAATCATCATGCTGTGAATCAACATGTTGGAGCTGTTTGAGCCACTGCAGTTGACCTTAGTAAAGTATAGCAAATAATGGAGCCACGTAACAGCAGTGCAAAATACTGAGAGGGGCAATGGAGATGCATTTAGATACACGACATGACTttaagcaagtttttttttttttacccccaaTTATGTGATTaatttactttgaaaaaaaCCTGACTTCACACTCACCCTTTCTTGTCTCCCTCAGTTGGGAGCTGAAAGTGCAGACAGTATTGGAGCTGTCCTCAACAGCAAGGATGAACAAAAGGAGATAGAGGAGACAAGAGAAACATGCAGGTAAGATATAATTCAGTCCCTTAAAACAAGCAGCAGGGGTAGATGGTTAGGGAAAGAGGCAAAGCGAGGTGTAGGGACAAGTAGGAAACTTGATATGAAAAACGTGCGTGAATATAAGCACAACTACTGTAGAAGCCATGAATAAATTGGTGTTTTATTGTAAGGTTAAGTGGAACATtgattgttgtttgtgtttatttggttATGATATTATTTTGTTACCATGTTGAATAGAGGGATACTGGGTCACATAAATATGGGCAGGGATAATTAAGCTGATATAGTCACCTGTTCACCTATCTtgacttttttcattgtttgagAGGAGGGGTGAACTGGGTcgtcttatttttttgttgagtcctatttttctttgattgctttGATTATTTTGCTTATGACTTTATGCATGCTATGATGAATTGACTATCTTTGTTCTTTAATAGAAGATTAAATTTATTCTTTGAAAATCTTAGTGAATTCTTTTTAAGCGCATCAGACAAACAGCCCCTCAGTGACTCTTGTGCATTGAAGTTGCTTCCACTGCTATAATGCACCAATGTATTAAGAACACAGAAAGTCATCGATACCTGAGGAGACAccttctgtcattttactaAACATCCCCTTCTTTTGTCTTGAAGATGCTGTTTTTGCAatcatttgtctttttgctgGATAGTTTCATCTCCTCATTGTCAGTGCCAGTAGCTTATTTTGGGCTTTAGTGAGACAgagaatgtagaaaaaaaaaaaaaggtttaagatttttttctcttttgcacTTTAGAGCTTCGTATGATAGCTCGACCCAACCGTCCAAAAGGAAagcacagacagagggagaggacACTGAGGAGGATGTGGAAGAACAAAAGgtgagtgtaatcacatatgaGTGAGAATTATGAATgtaaacaggttttttttttttttaaaaggctcCACCTCCTGTTAAAAATggtcatttaaaaaatctacctgaattttgacaaatgttacaaattgATTTGTAGCAAAGAGAACACACAATAAGGGGAAATTTGTGAATTATTTATTGGGGACATTTTAAAAGACGACACTCGCTGAACAACCTGCAGCTTTCTAAGGAGGTGCTTCCACAACCTCAGGGAATGGTAATGAACAGTAGTCTGGTCTGGATAGGGAAACCTGTTAATTAACTGCCCCTGAAGTAGTCTTAAGAGTAGAGTTATGTATTGTTCTTTATTATTAGTTCCAATAATTGGACAGAGAGTAGTTTAAACACCTGCACATTGTTTGGGTCATGTCTGCCCTTCTGGTAATTATTTTTAACAATACTGTTCTGGGCCAATTAAGAGACACTATAAAATGCAAAGGACTGAAGAATCAGGTGGAAATGTTAGACCATTTAATTGTATAAGATGTCTGACTAGTATTTCAGGGATTGTGAACTATCAGTATCAGTATGTTGTTGCagtttgtaaatgtaaattgaGCCACAGCAAAAAGTAGTTGCTTCTCATTTCTCAGCAGGTTTCTGTTTACTCTTGTGCGTAGGGAGGATTTATTTGGAAGAAATATCTGAGCATAGTGTCAAATAGATTGATTTAGATGTGCAAAATTAAGTATTTGTTTGTAATATGAAATTTGAGGTTCACTTATAGGTGACTTTAGCATGAATATTATGTGAGGTAATGGCAATGCCCCCAGTTTAACTTTATCATGATTGTATTTTCACTCATGTTTTATGAATTACTTTAGGATTTAATGTACGTTACACTGTGTTCGTCTGCTGACCATGACCAGAAGTATAAATCTCATTGTGCTTTTGTGTGAGTTAGGATGAGGTGGAAGTGCAGCAGCCAGATGAAAGCAACCCATATGAGGAGGTGTACAAGGACTCAAGTACTTTCCTTAAGGTTGGCACACTCTGTTGTTTATGTTTCtttacacacacgcacaaccTCACTGTCAGTGCTTCTGCCAGCAGTGACATTTCTGTAGCCTGCGAGGCATTGTTACTGCAGCAAGGagcgtggtggagttatgtgacgatcggcattggtctgtctgtctgtctgtctgtctgtctgtctctctgtctgttagcaacattactcaaaaatgtattaatggatttggatggaattttcacagaaggtccaaaatgacacaaagaccaagtaaTTAGGTTtgagcagtgatgcagcttatagtctggatccacggatttgttaaagatttctgtctcattgcaagatagcggcacagtgtTACTGTAACcgtgacaacaagtgaacactacatcagcagCCTGCTcgtgatcacatgattgtgatcctgctacaaatccaccgctgtggactgatcaggacttatccgtagGAAATGCTACAAGGaagaactgattaaattgtgggggtgtttgcgagtcccatcaattcccgcctccctctacatatttaggtcacgtgatccgttATGTgtgcataacgtacacatgtataacaaaAGCCtatgctcagcgcaaggtcatttgtttgtgggtacatctacattaaatggccacattctgtgtCGCCATGGTTTCTGattatcaataactaataaacaaatgctgcatttgtaaataaaaatgctgaatttcTGACAATGGTATATGGGGAAAtaaacagccttggtggagtactgtgctctctgagtgtttttctttgttttgaaatgtCACACTAGTTAAAAAGCAGATGTGATGTGTTTCTATTGCTTCACTGAGTCAATTTGGCTTCCTAAATATAGAACCTGAAGGCAAACCTTAAAGTGGATAATACTGGACAAGagggttgtatttatttatttatttattgtaatacCAGTTGTTATCTTTGTCAACAGTCTACAATAGCAGGAAGATAAGCATGACAATCATACATGGTCATATCAGAGGTGAATAGTATAAATAGCTGCATGCACTTCCTGATTATGCTGTCGCTATTACCCATATTACCCACAGCAATTCCAATGAGCAAATTCCTTTATTAAATTCGAATAACTGAATTTTGGGGGACTTTGAAGATACAAATTATCGTGAAATATATACATTTCCCCGCATTTACAAAATACGCCAAATGTACTTGGCGGCCAGATGATGCAGTGCAATGGAAAAACATGTGACTTTTGGCTGACTTAGTAGACTAAAAACAGCCCAAGCAGTCAgacaaatattttgttttgtcactGTCAGATTTCAAGTGATAAGCAGCCTATTATAACTGAGACCAGTCAGCCATAAGATAAACAAAGCTTATTTTAACTGATGATGTGAAACTGGATGGACAGGTTTTGTTTGGCAGGTTGACTCGACACCTTTGAAAGCAAAAGTGTAGTTAATAGAATGTTGACGGGATTCGCTTGGCATCAGCCTATAATGTTACACAGTATTTAGTTTCACTAATCATGCATGAACCGCTGGAGAGAAGACTTCAGCCACAAGCATGTGGTAGCAGTAGGGCTGGGTGAAAAGAGTAATTCATATAAGAATCAAAGTTCTTGTCATTTCCAAGTCTGAATAAATCCAGAAATACCAGGAATTGTTTTTTGTACATGTTCTCAGCCATACGGACACAATGCAGCATCAGCATGATGTGCAGTGTTCACATACTTGTAGTTCATTTGCACAGAAGTCATATTTTTGAGATGGTTTTAGATTTACGTAGGTCTCAATATCCAGCTTCAGCAACATGAGGATTCATTATCTATTGAATATTGCTCAGTAGGGTGAAAGAACTCTCGAAAATATGTTTCGTCTCTAATGGCCTGCCAATGTATGCTGATTGTGTAACAATATATTTAACTGCTGCTGCAGATATGAGgttaaataataacaatacGGCAGAGCACATAGCCCAAATGGAAGGTGTCCCTTTGGTTGTTTAGTGGATCATTTTGACTCAGAATCATAAAACAGAATTGAATTATATCATAAGACTATCAAAGATTCCCACCTCAACATTCCATGTCACATGATCTGCTTTTAGTAATAGGATGTTGAGAATGCATTGCTTCAGTCAGAGATCAAATCAGGGATGATTCCCACTGTGATAAACAAAAATCTGCTTTGGGAATCTTGAGTCATGTCAGCTGTCGATGTCATCTTCGTGACAAATGACTTTTTcctttgtgtaatttttaaaaaaaaagtttctttttttgccatgttttccAGTTCGATACATCAACTTCGTTTATACAACACAAATAAGCATACAGCATTTCGTTTGCTTGGTGTCATTTTTATGCAGATACATATTTTCTAGTTACTCTTTCTACTCTGTCCCTCTTATTGTCTCgcttatttcattcatttacagGGTACCCAGAGTTTGAACCCTCACAATGACTACTGTCAGCACTTTGTGGACACGGGGCATAGGCCTCAAAACTTCATCAGAGATGTTGGTGAGTGTATGCTTGTCTGCACGAGTGCTGATGTACCTGCGTGTGCTTATGGTGGATTTGACTTCTGTCTTCTCGGTTTAAGGCTTGGCTGACCGATTTGAAGAATATCCTAAACTTCGAGAGCTGATCAGACTGAAGGATGAACTCATCTCCACCACCAACATCCCTCCCATGTATGCTAAATGACTACGTAAATGTTAACATTTCCCGGATTGTCAGTGTAATTATGCATTATTTGACCACAGCAGTCATTTGAAGTTGGCACCAACACTTTTGTAAAGCTTCGTCATGTGCGTGTTTAGGTATCTCCAGGCTGACCCAGAGCACTTTGACCTTCAAGATTTGAAATGCAAATTTGATGTGATTCTGCTGGAGCCTCCCTTAGAAGAATACTACAGAGAATCAGGCATCAGCCACACGGAACGTTTCTGGACCTGGGATGATGTATGTGTTTGTCTTCAGCTGGTTTGCATTCAGCAGTTTGGACAAGTATGGGAATAAATTCTGGACATTATGAGTGCCCTTGCAGGCTGTAGCAAAGGGGGATGGGGCGTCACAGCGAACTCAACACTACACAGAAATGAATTATTGTAAGAAATTAATTGAGATGTGGAAGTCTGTGTCAGTGATGCATCAGTgtcaaaatgttaaatgttcatgcaactcaaaaacaaaagaattacagAAAAAGAGCATAGTTTGGTGAGCGGTGAAGAGGGCTTGCAACGtgcacgtaaacacacacacacaacaagaaTGACCATGTAGATGTTAAACCTCTCTGGGACAGTCTAATCAACTCTTTTGTCCTTATTGACATGACAACCAAAGCACTTGGTCTGAGGGGAAAATAGGAACTAGTGTTTTCGGTCTTCATGGAGGATCCTTGTGGCGTCATATACACTCACTCCTCTTTTCATTCTGTCTTCTTTGTTACTGTAGATCATGAGACTGGAGATTGAGGAGATATCAGCGCTGCGTTCCTTTGTGTTCCTCTGGTGTGGCTCTGGTGAAGGACTGGACTTGGGCAGAATGGTAACACAATCCCTAATTCAATAGAAGTAGACATACAGACTAAAAACCATATTGataaattttgatttaattcTTCCTTGTTTGCAGTCAAAGGGCGTGAAAATATGTTTCCCATCCTGTTAGACCTTTTCCTTTGAGTCACCCAGAAACTTCTCGGTTCAGTGTGCGTCAGATATCTGAGTTAGGCAACAGTGAATGTTGGGAAAGTAGGTTTAAGTGTTCTCGGCTACCGCTAAAGTATGTTTCTTCATACCTGTACTATTCAAGGCTTAAACCCCTTAAGGTGAGACACCACCCTGTTTCATGTCAAGCAAGCCGTTAGAGCATTATTGTCTTAGTTACATAGTTTTCTACTACTGCTGTGACGTTCTTGAGCTTCTCGTAACACTGAGTCACAGCGTAGCTCTTTGTGTAGGTGTTACAGAATATTTCGATGTATTGTACCAGAGCATGTTGTTTGTACTACATGTTTTCTTCTCCAACAACTTAGTGTTTCACGTAAAGAATGCAGACAAGGTTTTCTTTATTGTCTGTCCTTTCGTTTACAACACAAGAGGAAGGCGCATTCAACTAAATAttcctgtttttattcacaAGCAGACATCAGCTTTTGCATTCTAGCTTTTATATTTGTTTCAGCTACAGATGGAAGTAGAATATGCTTGACAGCTAACAGAATACTAGAGGATTTTTGATCCAATGTAAGGACtgtctttctgattgtttttaaatcttttctAGCGTCTTTATCGAAAGCAGCAAAAATCTATATGTGGACaaactttaagaaaaaaaaaatggcttctTAACTGATGCTTGTTCTATGAACAACAATTTGATGACTGTAAAGATCAAGTAACCAGCCAAACTGGTATGAAAGCCACGGTGTGATGTTTACTCAAAAACCTGATTGAAGTGAAACTGAATAAAATCACAGACAGTACTGGTTTTAGAACCTCAGAGCAGATCACGGGTTCTTCCTGATGTTCTGAAGTTTGGTTTCTTTGAAACAGTAGATTTTGTAGTTGAATTTACATTGTCTAAGATTTGCTGGCCAGGCCTTACTATGCATGTGCTGTGTCCATGTTTCAATAATGCGATCATCTCAGATTAATCAAACAGCATTAACAGCACTAAATCCAGTGCTCGTTTAGCCCAGACACTGCATCAGTCTGTTGTAGTGCTTACCCTTATTACACTCATTTCAGTGTTTGAGAAAGTGGGGCTTTAGGAGGTGTGAAGATATCTGTTGGATCAAGACAAACAAGAATAACCCAGGAAAGACTAAGGCATTGGACCCAAAAGCAGTATTCCAGAGGACCAAGGTACAGTATAAATATTGCATATATATaaccaaacaaaagcaaaaatgtcaaatttatgTTCATATATTGCATTCctgcagtctgttttttttttttttttttttggggggggggtgttcTTAGAAATGTGTGGATGTTAGATGAACAGCTGAAAGTTTACAGACTCATCCACACTCGTATTAAttgtaaaatataatatatagtGACATAAAACTCATTTCTTCCAGGAACACTGCCTGATGGGAATCAAAGGAACAGTGCGTAGGAGTACTGATGGAGATTTCATCCACGCTAATGTGGACATTGATTTGATCATCACTGAGGAGCCTGAGATGGGGAATGTGGAGAAGCCTGTGGAGATCTTCCACATCATTGAGCATTTCTGTTTGGGCCGCAGGAGGCTGCATCTGTTTGGGCGAGACTCAACCATCAGACCAGGTGAGACGGACGTGCTCTTTGCTTGGTAAAATTAGATTTAACAGGTGAATTTAGACGAAAATAGCATGTTTACTTTTTATCATCTTTACTTTGTAGGCTGGTTGACAGTGGGTCCTACTTTGACAAATACCAACTTTAACCCAGAGACCTATGCGTCGCATTTTGCATTGCCCAACTCCCATCTGTCTGGCTGCACTGAGGAAATAGAGAGGCTGCGGCCCAAATCTCCCCCTGCTAAACTGAAGTCAGACCGTGGCGGCGGAGCACCCAGAGGGGGACGAGGTGGGCCAAACGCTGGAAGAGGCGGAGACAGAGGACGAGAAAGAAACCGACCAAATTTCCGTGGGGACAGAGGAGGGTTCAGGGGCAGGGGTGGGCCACACAGGGGCTTTCCACCTCGCTAGAGAAAAAGTACTCCAACCAGACTGATGCTAGGAATTCCCATTACCTGCAAACACAAGCTTATTTGTAACACAGTTAGTAAGATTAGTATGTGGCACTGGAGAGATTAGAAAGTGTgaccaatcttttttttttttagtcattctggtttgtttatattttttaatgaaaatacgTTAAATTGAAGGGGTATTGCCTGAATAAACTTCATTTTCACAATTTGTCTGTTGTGTTAAAGTTGAGAGACACAAGAGCAGCACATCTCTGTATGCTGTTGTATTCAAAAAGGAACgaaaattctaaattcaacatgTGGCCACACCTGCTTTACCAGCCATATTTTTTTATCATCAATTATAACAATGACTGGTTGTAACTGCTTTGCATTTACTGTAAACTGAATACTGGTATGCACCTATTGGCTCTACCCAGGTTCACTTCCAGTATATGCATTCTGCGTTTGTGTCTGCATAAGCGCTGCTGAAGCTGATTGgctcttctcctctgttcacGCTCTCCCTGCATGTTGCAGAGCATGTTCCAAGGAGTGGTACCATATGAGGAATGCAATACAGCTTCTTTAGATTCCACTTCAGTGTACATTGTTCTGTGAAGTGGTGGGTCTGGCTTTGCATAAGAGTTGCCCCTGCAAAAGGCTGAAACTACGTAAAGGTATCTCTATGTACCTATTAGCCCAGTTCAGATATTGTATGTGATGAGCCCATCGATGACATGTTTCACGCACAGTTTTGGGCCATGCATTGTTTGAATGGGTTGATGTTAAATTAggtacacacaaaaacatctacagaatgaatcagaaatgcttttttgaTCTGCAAGGAGAAACTGCTTATGTTAGAGTTGCTCCCATTCAAAGTCTTAAATCTAAACATAAGTAGAGAATTTGAACAGAAAATATCAGTAGAAAAGTATGACCTAAAGTCAATAGTTAAATattcctgttttatttacaaGCAGATGTCGACTTTTTGCATTTTAGCTGTTACATTTAATTAAGCTGCAGATGGAAGGAGAATATGTTTGACAGCTGACAGACTACTACAGGATGTTTGATGTAATGGAATGTCTTTGATTGCTGTTTAATTTTTTCTATTGTCtatcaaaagcaacaaaaacctAAATGTGGACAAActtcaagaaagaaaaatggctTCTTAACTGCTCTTTTTCCTATCAACAGAAATTTGACGACTGTGAAGGACCAGTAACCAGTAACCAGTCAAACTGGTATGAAAGCCACAGTGTGATGTTTACTCAAAAACTTGACTTAAGcgaaaccaaaaaagaaaaatcacagacaGTGCTCATTTTGAACCTTAGAATAGGTCAACAGTAGAATCTATGATCCATGAATCATGCACAAAGTATCACTGGGGCTAAGTACAGCCTGAAAGAGCTTGCATCCGAGCCGCCTTCCTACTCTTACATGACAGCTGCCTCGCTGGTCATCACAGACACGCGAGATAAGCTATGTGCCATTGGGCCATTGGTGTTAGTCTTGTTTTTTAGCCTTTGTTCTTCACACCC encodes:
- the mettl14 gene encoding N6-adenosine-methyltransferase non-catalytic subunit; this translates as MNSRLQEIRERQKLRRQLLAQQLGAESADSIGAVLNSKDEQKEIEETRETCRASYDSSTQPSKRKAQTEGEDTEEDVEEQKDEVEVQQPDESNPYEEVYKDSSTFLKGTQSLNPHNDYCQHFVDTGHRPQNFIRDVGLADRFEEYPKLRELIRLKDELISTTNIPPMYLQADPEHFDLQDLKCKFDVILLEPPLEEYYRESGISHTERFWTWDDIMRLEIEEISALRSFVFLWCGSGEGLDLGRMCLRKWGFRRCEDICWIKTNKNNPGKTKALDPKAVFQRTKEHCLMGIKGTVRRSTDGDFIHANVDIDLIITEEPEMGNVEKPVEIFHIIEHFCLGRRRLHLFGRDSTIRPGWLTVGPTLTNTNFNPETYASHFALPNSHLSGCTEEIERLRPKSPPAKLKSDRGGGAPRGGRGGPNAGRGGDRGRERNRPNFRGDRGGFRGRGGPHRGFPPR